The following are encoded in a window of Centroberyx gerrardi isolate f3 chromosome 1, fCenGer3.hap1.cur.20231027, whole genome shotgun sequence genomic DNA:
- the tdrd3 gene encoding tudor domain-containing protein 3 isoform X1 — MTDLTDSLAKEGWYLSDEGIAELKGVSEQASHNDIIRVALDSDLRPIGRKFLPSEINSGRVEKLEGPCVLQVQKVRNISAPKDHEESQAAPRMLRIQMTDGHTTCVGLEFKHLSKISLNTPPGTKVKLLGTVLVKNGLLLLDDSKISVLGGEVDHMVEKWELQRSLAKHSRNNIGAEGGPPPFVPFGQKCVRKEEVDSRELDQRKTLQSTSVVKTTDENDEFEKQRIAAIAEVTKTKEAPRTFGGGGNAGSNLSSVASSYRGRDSYQQRRREERVERTESRQDGNYRELVDERALRDIMEMGFNREAARQALMDNNNNLEVALNSLLTGSSGCRPSPAAPEFSRPPPRARGRGRGRSRNEDEEEGAGGRPSAPSTLFDFLESKMGVFSIDEPKSQPPQRHHDGKVNFSNSDYYSKDASQTKCSSYNDNRQQRNDRPPRFHRDTDFPKPGQEPPSNSTAPQISAPAQQWRGQERGSRGTSDRWQNDKREMRDEQISSSSFSSSFTRCKEPQQQMDSTGSFHQRSRNGDGGSLAGGFQQVARENSVSEPSHRRGTKDNAPTSKPTIAAGNEPDGRGGYKRTDSRMEEPNSSRRKGKNDRPNMDHLDRQRDSGPLNFNSWGGSSMTTQEGGVSRDSRFLTGDPSHFQNGDTEHKRTGPIKPTNSSGPPPREALPKKNTSQNPGPKRRPGQGQGKGQGQGPGPGPGPGPRGSEKSHIMEQAWKPGDQCLALYWEDSKFYRARIDAVHPSGSTAVVVFSDYGNCEEVLLHNIKPIAADFWEEDDGYYDSSLEFRRGGDGQPRRTRPTQQYYQPPRARD; from the exons CTTGAGGGTCCATGTGTTCTCCAGGTACAGAAGGTGAGGAACATCTCAGCCCCTAAAGACCATGAGGAGTCCCAGGCAGCTCCCAGGATGCTGCGCATACAGATGACGGATGGACATACCACTTGTGTAGGACTGGAGTTTAAACACCTGTCCAAGATCAG tctTAACACTCCCCCTGGAACAAAGGTAAAGCTCCTTGGTACAGTCCTGGTAAAAAATGGTTTGCTACTCCTGGATGACTCAAAAATCTCTGTCCTTGGAGGAGAGGTTGATCACATGGTGGAGAAATGGGAACTACAAAGG AGCCTGGCCAAACACAGCAGGAATAATATTGGCGCAGAAGGTGGACCTCCTCCCTTTGTGCCATTTGGACAG AAGTGTGTGAGAAAGGAGGAAGTAGACAGCAGAGAATTGGACCAGAGAAAGACCCTCCAGAGTACCAGTGTGGTCAAAACTACTGATGAGAATGATGAGTTTGAAAAGCAGCGGATAGCGGCTATTGCGGAGGTGACCAAGACCAAAGAG GCTCCCCGTACGTTTGGTGGTGGAGGAAATGCAGGCAGTAACTTAAGCAGTGTTGCTTCTTCCTACCGGGGCCGTGACTCATACCAGCAGCGGAGACGAGAAGAGAGGGTTGAAAGAACTGAAAGCAGACAAGACGGAAACTATCGAGAGCTG GTGGACGAGCGTGCTCTGAGAGACATCATGGAGATGGGTTTTAACAGAGAGGCCGCTCGGCAGGCTCTGATGGACAATAACAACAACCTGGAGGTGGCACTAAACAGCCTGCTCACTGGATCCTCTGGCTGCAGACCCAGCCCCGCTGCACCTGAATTCAGCAGGCCCCCACCTCGag CccgagggaggggaagaggaaggtccaggaatgaggatgaggaggagggagcaggggGAAGGCCCTCTGCACCGAGCACTCTCTTTGACTTTCTGGAATCCAAGATGGGAGTTTTCTCCATCGATG AGCCAAAGAGCCAGCCACCTCAGAGACACCATGATGGTAAAGTGAATTTCTCCAACTCAGACTATTACTCCAAAGACGCATCACAAACCAAGTGCTCCTCGTATAATGACAACAGGCAACAAAGGAACGACAGACCACCCCGCTTCCACAGGGACACTGACTTTCCCAAGCCTGGCCAGGAGCCTCCCTCGAACTCCACAGCTCCCCAAATATCGGCCCCAGCCCAGCAGTGGAGGGGCCAGGAGAGAGGGTCGCGTGGCACGTCAGACAGATGGCAGAATGACAAGAGAGAGATGCGAGATGAGCaaatttcctcctcttccttctcgtCTTCTTTCACACGGTGTAAAGAACCACAACAACAGATGGATTCTACTGGAAGTTTCCACCAGCGGTCCAGAAATGGAGATGGTGGGAGCTTGGCTGGGGGTTTTCAACAAGTTGCAAGAGAGAACTCTGTATCTGAACCGTCTCATAGGAGAGGGACAAAAGACAATGCACCCACTTCTAAACCAACCATTGCTGCGGGCAATGAACCAGATGGAAGAGGAGGTTATAAGCGGACAGACAGCAGAATGGAAGAACCcaacagcagcaggagaaagGGGAAGAATGACCGGCCGAACATGGATCACCTTGACCGTCAAAGGGATAGTGGGCCATTGAACTTTAACTCATGGGGTGGAAGCTCAATGACaacccaggaagggggggtgtCTCGGGACTCTCGATTCTTGACAGGGGATCCTTCTCACTTCCAAAATGGAGACACAGAACACAAAAGAACTGGGCCAATTAAGCCAACAAACTCATCTGGTCCTCCTCCCAGGGAGGCGCTCCCCAAGAAGAACACCTCTCAAAACCCAGGACCCAAAAGGAGGCCAGGACAAGGTCAAggcaaaggtcaaggtcaaggtccaggtccaggtccaggtccaggtcctaGAGGGTCAGAGAAAAGTCATATCATGGAGCAGGCTTGGAAACCTGGAGACCAGTGCCTGGCGCTCTATTGGGAGGACAGCAAG TTCTACCGTGCCCGAATAGACGCTGTGCATCCTTCAGGCTCCACAGCTGTGGTCGTGTTTAGTGACTATGGCAACTGCGAAGAGGTCCTGCTGCACAACATCAAACCTATTGCTGCTGACTTCTGG gaggaagatgatggtTACTATGACAGTTCACTAGAGTTCCGCCGTGGGGGAGATGGGCAGCCTAGACGCACGCGGCCCACACAGCAGTATTACCAGCCACCCAGGGCGCGAGATTGA
- the tdrd3 gene encoding tudor domain-containing protein 3 isoform X2, which yields MTDLTDSLAKEGWYLSDEGIAELKGVSEQASHNDIIRVALDSDLRPIGRKFLPSEINSGRVEKLEGPCVLQVQKVRNISAPKDHEESQAAPRMLRIQMTDGHTTCVGLEFKHLSKISLNTPPGTKVKLLGTVLVKNGLLLLDDSKISVLGGEVDHMVEKWELQRSLAKHSRNNIGAEGGPPPFVPFGQKCVRKEEVDSRELDQRKTLQSTSVVKTTDENDEFEKQRIAAIAEVTKTKEAPRTFGGGGNAGSNLSSVASSYRGRDSYQQRRREERVERTESRQDGNYRELVDERALRDIMEMGFNREAARQALMDNNNNLEVALNSLLTGSSGCRPSPAAPEFSRPPPRARGRGRGRSRNEDEEEGAGGRPSAPSTLFDFLESKMGVFSIDEPKSQPPQRHHDGKVNFSNSDYYSKDASQTKCSSYNDNRQQRNDRPPRFHRDTDFPKPGQEPPSNSTAPQISAPAQQWRGQERGSRGTSDRWQNDKREMRDEQISSSSFSSSFTRCKEPQQQMDSTGSFHQRSRNGDGGSLAGGFQQVARENSVSEPSHRRGTKDNAPTSKPTIAAGNEPDGRGGYKRTDSRMEEPNSSRRKGKNDRPNMDHLDRQRDSGPLNFNSWGGSSMTTQEGGVSRDSRFLTGDPSHFQNGDTEHKRTGPIKPTNSSGPPPREALPKKNTSQNPGPKRRPGQGQGKGQGQGPGPGPGPGPRGSEKSHIMEQAWKPGDQCLALYWEDSKFYRARIDAVHPSGSTAVVVFSDYGNCEEVLLHNIKPIAADFWSICPILP from the exons CTTGAGGGTCCATGTGTTCTCCAGGTACAGAAGGTGAGGAACATCTCAGCCCCTAAAGACCATGAGGAGTCCCAGGCAGCTCCCAGGATGCTGCGCATACAGATGACGGATGGACATACCACTTGTGTAGGACTGGAGTTTAAACACCTGTCCAAGATCAG tctTAACACTCCCCCTGGAACAAAGGTAAAGCTCCTTGGTACAGTCCTGGTAAAAAATGGTTTGCTACTCCTGGATGACTCAAAAATCTCTGTCCTTGGAGGAGAGGTTGATCACATGGTGGAGAAATGGGAACTACAAAGG AGCCTGGCCAAACACAGCAGGAATAATATTGGCGCAGAAGGTGGACCTCCTCCCTTTGTGCCATTTGGACAG AAGTGTGTGAGAAAGGAGGAAGTAGACAGCAGAGAATTGGACCAGAGAAAGACCCTCCAGAGTACCAGTGTGGTCAAAACTACTGATGAGAATGATGAGTTTGAAAAGCAGCGGATAGCGGCTATTGCGGAGGTGACCAAGACCAAAGAG GCTCCCCGTACGTTTGGTGGTGGAGGAAATGCAGGCAGTAACTTAAGCAGTGTTGCTTCTTCCTACCGGGGCCGTGACTCATACCAGCAGCGGAGACGAGAAGAGAGGGTTGAAAGAACTGAAAGCAGACAAGACGGAAACTATCGAGAGCTG GTGGACGAGCGTGCTCTGAGAGACATCATGGAGATGGGTTTTAACAGAGAGGCCGCTCGGCAGGCTCTGATGGACAATAACAACAACCTGGAGGTGGCACTAAACAGCCTGCTCACTGGATCCTCTGGCTGCAGACCCAGCCCCGCTGCACCTGAATTCAGCAGGCCCCCACCTCGag CccgagggaggggaagaggaaggtccaggaatgaggatgaggaggagggagcaggggGAAGGCCCTCTGCACCGAGCACTCTCTTTGACTTTCTGGAATCCAAGATGGGAGTTTTCTCCATCGATG AGCCAAAGAGCCAGCCACCTCAGAGACACCATGATGGTAAAGTGAATTTCTCCAACTCAGACTATTACTCCAAAGACGCATCACAAACCAAGTGCTCCTCGTATAATGACAACAGGCAACAAAGGAACGACAGACCACCCCGCTTCCACAGGGACACTGACTTTCCCAAGCCTGGCCAGGAGCCTCCCTCGAACTCCACAGCTCCCCAAATATCGGCCCCAGCCCAGCAGTGGAGGGGCCAGGAGAGAGGGTCGCGTGGCACGTCAGACAGATGGCAGAATGACAAGAGAGAGATGCGAGATGAGCaaatttcctcctcttccttctcgtCTTCTTTCACACGGTGTAAAGAACCACAACAACAGATGGATTCTACTGGAAGTTTCCACCAGCGGTCCAGAAATGGAGATGGTGGGAGCTTGGCTGGGGGTTTTCAACAAGTTGCAAGAGAGAACTCTGTATCTGAACCGTCTCATAGGAGAGGGACAAAAGACAATGCACCCACTTCTAAACCAACCATTGCTGCGGGCAATGAACCAGATGGAAGAGGAGGTTATAAGCGGACAGACAGCAGAATGGAAGAACCcaacagcagcaggagaaagGGGAAGAATGACCGGCCGAACATGGATCACCTTGACCGTCAAAGGGATAGTGGGCCATTGAACTTTAACTCATGGGGTGGAAGCTCAATGACaacccaggaagggggggtgtCTCGGGACTCTCGATTCTTGACAGGGGATCCTTCTCACTTCCAAAATGGAGACACAGAACACAAAAGAACTGGGCCAATTAAGCCAACAAACTCATCTGGTCCTCCTCCCAGGGAGGCGCTCCCCAAGAAGAACACCTCTCAAAACCCAGGACCCAAAAGGAGGCCAGGACAAGGTCAAggcaaaggtcaaggtcaaggtccaggtccaggtccaggtccaggtcctaGAGGGTCAGAGAAAAGTCATATCATGGAGCAGGCTTGGAAACCTGGAGACCAGTGCCTGGCGCTCTATTGGGAGGACAGCAAG TTCTACCGTGCCCGAATAGACGCTGTGCATCCTTCAGGCTCCACAGCTGTGGTCGTGTTTAGTGACTATGGCAACTGCGAAGAGGTCCTGCTGCACAACATCAAACCTATTGCTGCTGACTTCTGG TCTATTTGCCCCATCCTTCCATGA
- the pcdh20 gene encoding protocadherin-20, translating to MLNNKTPSLIKRGGIWGLCILLLYTSPFSCFANFSQAKELLYKIKEGLPRGTFIGAIGVDLNLDFTVDPPFLFSLPQKKVSEQYVNLNNTTGELYTSATEIDRETLCPDISEGQGCVLSLDVFVLPQQYFQLVKVKISIEDVNDNRPRFPVEEICVSVPENAPINARYAVEQSAVDPDLGPHGVQTYWLVNDFGKFTLDVEENEGGELTPFLIVTEALDRETQAEYITDIIAEDGGTPPLLGTATLKIVITDVNDNCPQFTESQINVTLYGNTTKGAHLARLHAFDPDLGANAQISYAYSERVPRDTRSLFHLDRITGVIKLAGKIDIGTTKFYKLTALANGPGCIPAVATVTFRIIKVVTGPPAVIPRYIAAEKDGVVTMKESEPAFSPIAFFTIKNIDMNQRVDCHLEGFGPFRLAPYKLFKNEYLLETTEPLDYEKTQEYELIVVAKNTQGLVIKTFLKVQVLDENDNAPVFQHSLVEISVEENNPPNTFLTQLQATDQDTESRGEVIYLLGGDAPGIFVVDRVTGVLTVATSLDREEKETYRFIVRAVDQGTPRKESIATVVVTVQDRNDNSPRFINKDFTFFVPENFPGYGEIGVLSVTDADAGENGWVALSILNGSDIFMIDTGRGALRAKTPLDREQQGTYQLWIEAVDGGEPALSCVTMVTVLLLDVNDNPPIVLFPQSNQSYMLVLPSTLPGTSITEVYAVDKDTGMNAVIAYSIIKRKGGEPGSFAIDPETGNITLKRELSNRGLYSLLVKVSDHGQPEPLHSTVMVNFFVNETVSNESYIQSLLTREADIEVEERPWYIGQLTERPERYELFPCQPVLIALSVICLGLFVIVITLTSYMCCKRLKKPRKKRLEVEIPLKMNSDSMQVVDRKLRQISNI from the exons ATGCTCAACAACAAAACCCCCAGCCTTATAAAAAGAGGAGGAATATGG GGTTTGTGCATCCTCTTGCTTTACACCAGCCCTTTCTCCTGTTTTGCAAATTTCAGCCAAGCAAAAGAGCTCCTCTATAAGATAAAGGAAGGATTACCGAGGGGGACCTTCATAGGGGCCATTGGAGTAGACTTAAATTTGGATTTCACTGTTGATCCCCCCTTTTTATTCAGTCTGCCACAAAAGAAGGTCAGTGAACAGTATGTGAACCTAAATAATACCACGGGGGAGCTTTATACATCTGCTACAGAGATTGACAGGGAGACCCTCTGCCCTGATATCTCGGAGGGACAAGGATGTGTCCTCTCgctggatgtgtttgtgttgcctcAGCAGTACTTTCAGCTTGTCAAAGTTAAGATTTCTATTGAGGATGTGAACGACAACAGGCCGCGGTTCCCTGTGGAGGAaatttgtgtgtctgtcccaGAAAATGCACCAATCAATGCTCGTTATGCAGTGGAGCAGTCAGCAGTTGACCCAGACCTAGGTCCTCATGGAGTGCAGACCTACTGGCTGGTTAACGACTTTGGCAAGTTCACGCTGGATGTGGAGGAGAATGAGGGAGGTGAGCTGACTCCCTTTCTCATTGTGACAGAAGCgctggacagagagacacaggctGAGTACATAACAGATATTATTGCAGAGGATGGAGGGACCCCTCCTCTTCTTGGCACGGCTACTTTAAAAATAGTTATCACAGATGTGAACGATAACTGCCCCCAGTTCACAGAGTCACAAATTAATGTCACTCTGTATGGGAATACCACCAAAGGGGCACATTTGGCACGACTGCATGCTTTTGACCCTGACCTCGGTGCTAATGCCCAGATCAGCTATGCTTACAGTGAACGTGTGCCAAGGGACACCAGGAGCTTGTTCCATTTGGACAGAATCACAGGAGTGATCAAGCTAGCAGGGAAAATAGACATTGGCACAACCAAGTTCTACAAACTCACTGCCCTGGCCAATGGCCCCGGCTGTATACCTGCCGTTGCCACTGTTACTTTCCGTATCATCAAAGTTGTTACAGGCCCCCCTGCTGTCATACCACGGTACATTGCAGCAGAAAAAGATGGAGTCGTGACAATGAAGGAATCTGAGCCAGCATTTTCTCCAATTGCTTTTTTTACTATCAAAAACATCGATATGAACCAAAGGGTGGACTGTCATTTGGAGGGGTTTGGCCCATTCAGGCTAGCCCCCTACAAGCTGTTCAAGAATGAGTACCTACTGGAGACCACTGAGCCCTTGGACTATGAGAAGACACAAGAGTATGAGTTAATAGTGGTTGCCAAGAACACCCAAGGACTTGTCATCAAGACCTTCCTCAAGGTGCAGGTGTTGGATGAGAATGATAATGCACCGGTGTTTCAGCACTCTCTGGTGGAAATATCTGTGGAGGAGAACAATCCCCCAAATACCTTCCTAACCCAACTCCAAGCCACAGACCAGGACACTGAAAGCCGTGGGGAAGTCATCTACCTCCTGGGAGGTGACGCCCCTGGCATCTTTGTTGTGGACCGTGTGACAGGTGTCCTGACTGTGGCCACATCACTGGACcgtgaggagaaagagacatatCGGTTTATAGTGAGGGCGGTGGACCAGGGAACACCCAGGAAGGAGTCAATCGCTACTGTGGTGGTGACAGTGCAAGACCGCAATGACAACAGTCCACGCTTCATCAATAAggactttactttttttgtgcCAGAGAACTTCCCGGGGTACGGTGAGATTGGGGTCCTCTCTGTGACAGATGCCGATGCTGGAGAAAACGGCTGGGTGGCACTTTCTATCCTCAACGGCAGTGATATCTTCATGATAGACACAGGCCGCGGCGCGCTACGGGCCAAGACGCCACTGGACCGCGAGCAGCAGGGGACATACCAGCTGTGGATTGAGGCAGTCGACGGTGGCGAGCCTGCACTCTCCTGCGTTACCATGGTGACGGTGCTGCTATTGGATGTTAACGACAACCCGCCCATTGTTCTGTTTCCCCAGTCCAATCAGTCCTACATGCTAGTACTACCCAGTACTCTACCAGGAACATCGATCACAGAGGTTTACGCTGTGGATAAGGATACAGGCATGAATGCTGTAATCGCCTATAGCATCATTAAGAGGAAAGGTGGCGAGCCAGGTTCATTTGCCATTGACCCAGAAACAGGGAATATCACATTAAAGAGGGAGCTCAGCAATCGGGGCCTCTACAGCCTTCTGGTGAAGGTCAGTGATCATGGTCAGCCAGAACCCCTTCACTCAACGGTCATGGTTAACTTCTTTGTCAATGAAACAGTTAGCAACGAGAGCTACATCCAAAGTCTGCTGACCAGAGAGGCTGACATTGAGGTAGAGGAGAGGCCCTGGTACATTGGCCAGCTGACAGAGAGGCCTGAGAGGTATGAGCTGTTCCCCTGCCAGCCTGTCCTCATTGCTCTCTCAGTCATCTGTCTGGGGCTGTTCGTCATAGTTATTACACTGACATCTTACATGTGCTGTAAGAGGCTTAAAAAGCCCAGAAAGAAAAGACTGGAGGTTGAGATACCTTTAAAAATGAATAGTGACTCAATGCAGGTTGTGGACAGAAAGCTCAGGCAGATCTCAAACATCTGA